Proteins encoded together in one Salmo trutta chromosome 3, fSalTru1.1, whole genome shotgun sequence window:
- the LOC115171726 gene encoding calcium-binding protein 2-like isoform X2, whose product MGNCTKPSMKNKMKKDRDLRPEEIEELREAFVEFDRKKNGYVSYKDLGECMRTMGYMPTEMELIELGQSICGGKLDFEDFVELMGPKMLAETADMIGVKELRDAFKEFDANSDGQISIMELREAMKKLMGEQLTNREIDEILRDVDLNRDGLVDFEEFVRMMSR is encoded by the exons GACAGGGACCTACGACCAGAGGAGATTGAAG AGCTTCGCGAGGCGTTTGTGGAGTTTGATAGGAAGAAGAATGGTTATGTCAGCTACAAGGACCTGGGAGAGTGCATGAGGACCATGGGCTACATGCCCACGGAGATGGAGCTCATCGAGCTGGGCCAGTCCATCT GTGGCGGCAAACTAGACTTTGAGGACTTTGTGGAGCTGATGGGCCCAAAGATGCTGGCAGAGACAGCAGACATGATCGGAGTGAAAGAACTGAGAGATGCATTCaaggag tttGATGCTAACAGTGATGGTCAGATCAGTATAATGGAACTGAGGGAGGCCATGAAGAAGCTGATGGGAGAACAGCTGACCAACAGAGAGATCGACGAGATCCTCCGAGACGTGGATCTCAACCGGGACGGACTGGTCGACTTTGAGG AATTTGTTCGAATGATGTCACGCTGA